A region of Pseudomonas saponiphila DNA encodes the following proteins:
- the rlmF gene encoding 23S rRNA (adenine(1618)-N(6))-methyltransferase RlmF → MTAPNTHKPARKKPKPASPAKTAAPREKASLHPRNRHQGRYDFPQLIKSTPELGQFVILNPYGKESIDFADPAAVRVFNRALLKAFYGIAHWDIPADFLCPPVPGRADYVHFLADLLASHNQGEIPRGAAVRVLDVGVGANCIYPLIGYSDYRWQFLGSDIDSTALAAAKAIVQANGLSKAINLRQQGNPKQILNGLLEGGERFDLTMCNPPFHASLDEATRGSQRKWRALGKADPKRKLPVLNFGGQARELWCEGGEIRFVSQLISESTAVGQQVLWFSTLVSKASNLPAIESALKKAGALESQVVEMSQGQKQSRFVAWTFKDKAQQQAWSQERWVRKS, encoded by the coding sequence ATGACCGCCCCCAATACCCACAAGCCTGCGCGCAAAAAGCCCAAACCCGCCTCCCCGGCCAAAACCGCCGCGCCCCGGGAAAAGGCCAGCCTGCATCCGCGCAATCGTCACCAGGGGCGTTACGACTTCCCGCAACTGATCAAGAGCACCCCGGAACTGGGGCAGTTCGTGATCCTCAATCCCTACGGCAAGGAAAGTATCGACTTCGCCGACCCGGCCGCCGTGCGGGTGTTCAACCGCGCCCTGCTCAAGGCCTTCTACGGCATTGCCCACTGGGACATTCCGGCGGACTTCCTGTGCCCGCCAGTTCCCGGTCGCGCCGATTACGTGCACTTCCTCGCCGACCTGCTGGCCAGCCACAACCAGGGGGAGATCCCCCGTGGCGCGGCAGTGCGGGTGCTGGACGTCGGGGTCGGCGCCAATTGCATCTACCCGCTGATCGGCTACAGCGACTACCGCTGGCAGTTCCTCGGCTCGGACATCGACAGCACCGCCCTGGCCGCCGCCAAGGCGATTGTCCAGGCCAACGGCCTGAGCAAGGCCATCAACCTGCGCCAGCAAGGCAACCCCAAGCAGATCCTCAACGGCCTGCTGGAAGGCGGCGAGCGTTTCGACCTGACGATGTGCAACCCACCGTTCCATGCCTCGCTGGATGAAGCCACCCGCGGCAGCCAGCGCAAATGGCGAGCCCTGGGCAAGGCCGATCCCAAGCGCAAGCTGCCGGTGCTGAACTTTGGCGGGCAGGCCCGGGAACTCTGGTGCGAAGGCGGCGAGATCCGCTTCGTCAGCCAGTTGATCAGCGAAAGCACAGCCGTCGGCCAGCAAGTGCTGTGGTTCAGCACACTGGTGTCAAAGGCCTCGAACCTGCCGGCGATTGAAAGCGCGCTGAAAAAGGCCGGAGCCCTGGAAAGTCAGGTGGTAGAGATGTCCCAGGGACAGAAACAGAGCCGCTTCGTCGCCTGGACCTTCAAGGACAAGGCACAGCAACAGGCCTGGAGCCAGGAACGTTGGGTCAGGAAGAGCTAA
- a CDS encoding glutaredoxin family protein, whose protein sequence is MLQGVLKKFLLILLVVVIYQHWGKIERLFNPSAVVSEEIRNQARVVLYATQWCGYCKATRRFLDQKGIPYREFDIEKDAEARKAYSALGGAGIPILDVNGSLIRTYDPEAIMAALQPKAL, encoded by the coding sequence ATGCTCCAGGGGGTATTGAAGAAGTTCTTGCTGATCCTGCTGGTGGTGGTGATCTACCAGCACTGGGGCAAGATCGAGCGCCTGTTCAACCCTTCGGCGGTGGTCAGCGAAGAGATCCGCAACCAGGCCCGGGTAGTGCTCTACGCCACCCAATGGTGCGGCTACTGCAAGGCCACCCGGCGCTTTCTCGATCAGAAGGGCATTCCCTACCGCGAGTTCGACATCGAGAAAGATGCCGAGGCGCGCAAGGCCTATAGCGCCCTGGGCGGTGCCGGGATTCCGATCCTGGACGTGAATGGCAGCCTGATCCGCACCTACGATCCCGAGGCCATCATGGCGGCGCTGCAACCTAAGGCTTTGTAA
- a CDS encoding glutathione S-transferase family protein, producing the protein MSELILHHYPTSPFAEKARLLLGFKGLSWRSVKISPVMPKPDLTALTGGYRKTPVLQIGADIYCDTALIARRLELEKSSPALFPEGQEMISATFAAWVDSVVFQHAVTLVFQPESAAVRFGKLPPEAVKAFMADRAGLFSGGSASRLPLDVAKHQWPTIMARLEQQLQREPGDFLFGEPSIADIALAHSLWFLKGTPVTAPLVDEYPAVSAWLARVLGFGHGSFTEMSAEEALEVSRNATPVALPDEQFVDPNGFAAGQQVVIAATDYGVDPVAGELLFAGTEELILRREDPRAGLVHVHFPRLGFHIQAQ; encoded by the coding sequence ATGTCAGAGTTGATTCTCCACCATTACCCGACCTCTCCCTTCGCGGAAAAAGCCCGCTTGCTCCTGGGGTTCAAGGGCCTGTCCTGGCGTTCCGTGAAGATTTCCCCGGTCATGCCCAAACCCGACCTGACGGCCCTGACCGGCGGCTATCGCAAGACCCCGGTGTTGCAGATCGGCGCGGACATCTATTGCGACACGGCCCTGATCGCGCGCCGCCTGGAGCTGGAAAAGAGCTCGCCGGCGCTGTTTCCCGAAGGCCAGGAAATGATCAGCGCGACCTTCGCCGCCTGGGTCGACTCGGTGGTGTTCCAGCATGCGGTGACCCTGGTGTTCCAGCCCGAGTCGGCCGCCGTGCGCTTTGGCAAGCTACCGCCTGAAGCGGTCAAGGCCTTCATGGCCGACCGCGCCGGGCTGTTCAGTGGCGGCAGTGCCAGCCGCCTGCCCCTGGATGTGGCCAAGCATCAGTGGCCGACCATCATGGCGCGTCTGGAGCAGCAACTGCAGCGCGAGCCGGGGGACTTCCTGTTTGGCGAGCCGTCGATTGCCGATATCGCCCTGGCTCACTCGCTGTGGTTCCTCAAGGGCACGCCGGTGACCGCACCGCTGGTGGACGAGTATCCGGCGGTATCCGCCTGGTTGGCGCGGGTGCTGGGCTTTGGTCATGGCTCCTTCACCGAGATGAGTGCCGAAGAGGCCCTTGAGGTGTCGCGCAACGCTACTCCGGTGGCGCTGCCGGATGAGCAGTTCGTCGACCCCAATGGTTTTGCGGCGGGGCAACAGGTGGTGATTGCGGCGACCGACTATGGCGTCGATCCGGTGGCGGGCGAGTTGCTGTTTGCCGGTACTGAAGAGTTGATCCTGCGTCGCGAGGATCCGCGCGCCGGCCTGGTGCACGTGCATTTTCCACGCCTGGGCTTCCACATCCAGGCGCAGTGA
- the yejK gene encoding nucleoid-associated protein YejK, protein MPIRHCIVHLIDKKPDGSPAVLHARDSELAESAAIENMLADLNESYNAKQGKAWGLFHPESGAFPFSGWLKEYLDGGQDFTAFSRVAVEHLQKLMEESNLSVGGHVLFAHYQQGMTDYLAIALLHHSEGVAVTDQLDVTPSRHLDLGQLHLAARINISEWQNNKQSKQYISFIKGKNGKKVSEYFRDFIGCQEGVDGPGETRTLLKAFSDFVESEDLPEESAREKTKTLVEYASSQAKLGEPMGLEELSELIDEDRPKAFYDHIRNKDYGLSPEIPADKRTLNQFRRFTGRAEGLSISFEAHLLGSKIEYDEEAGTLIIKGLPTQLTDQLKRRN, encoded by the coding sequence ATGCCGATCCGTCATTGCATCGTCCACCTGATCGACAAAAAACCCGACGGCAGCCCCGCAGTTCTGCATGCCCGAGACTCCGAACTGGCAGAGTCCGCGGCCATCGAGAACATGCTCGCCGACCTCAACGAAAGCTATAACGCCAAACAGGGCAAAGCCTGGGGCCTGTTCCATCCCGAGTCCGGCGCTTTCCCCTTCAGCGGCTGGCTGAAGGAATACCTGGACGGCGGCCAGGACTTCACCGCCTTCAGCCGGGTGGCGGTGGAACACCTGCAGAAGCTGATGGAGGAATCCAACCTGTCAGTGGGCGGTCACGTGCTGTTTGCCCACTATCAACAGGGCATGACCGACTACCTGGCCATCGCCCTGCTGCACCATAGCGAAGGCGTGGCGGTGACCGACCAGCTGGACGTGACGCCATCGCGCCACCTGGACCTGGGCCAGTTGCACCTGGCGGCACGGATCAACATCTCCGAGTGGCAGAACAACAAGCAGTCCAAGCAGTACATCTCCTTTATCAAGGGCAAGAACGGCAAGAAGGTTTCGGAGTACTTCCGCGACTTCATCGGCTGCCAGGAAGGCGTCGACGGCCCGGGCGAAACCCGCACCCTGCTCAAGGCCTTCAGTGACTTCGTCGAGAGCGAGGATCTGCCGGAAGAGTCGGCCCGGGAAAAGACCAAGACCCTGGTGGAGTACGCCAGCAGCCAGGCCAAGCTCGGCGAACCCATGGGCCTGGAAGAACTCTCGGAACTGATCGACGAAGACCGCCCCAAGGCCTTCTACGATCACATCCGCAACAAGGATTACGGGCTGTCGCCGGAGATTCCTGCGGATAAACGCACCCTCAATCAGTTCCGCCGCTTCACCGGCCGCGCCGAAGGCTTGTCCATCAGCTTCGAGGCCCACCTGCTGGGCTCGAAGATCGAGTACGACGAAGAAGCCGGGACCCTGATCATCAAGGGCCTGCCGACCCAGCTGACTGACCAGCTCAAGCGCCGCAACTGA
- a CDS encoding GIY-YIG nuclease family protein, translating to MSRPDPLPEIAAEPPAPASKPWFVYLVRAANGALYCGISDDPVKRFAKHQSGKGARFFLSSPAVALVYTEACRDKSEALRQERLIKKLRKSAKECLVASASAIASI from the coding sequence GTGAGCCGTCCAGATCCACTCCCCGAGATTGCCGCCGAACCGCCCGCGCCTGCCAGCAAACCCTGGTTTGTGTACCTGGTGCGCGCGGCCAATGGCGCCCTTTACTGCGGTATCAGCGATGACCCGGTGAAGCGCTTTGCCAAGCATCAGAGTGGCAAGGGCGCGCGCTTCTTTCTTTCCAGCCCGGCGGTGGCCCTGGTCTACACCGAAGCCTGCCGAGACAAGAGCGAGGCCCTGCGCCAGGAGCGGCTGATCAAAAAACTCAGGAAGAGCGCCAAGGAGTGCCTGGTGGCTTCTGCCAGTGCAATCGCATCAATCTGA
- a CDS encoding nuclear transport factor 2 family protein — translation MSDAHRALITEFYQAFQRLDAEAMSACYTEDVVFSDPAFGELRGRDAGDMWRMLTSRAKDFSLTFDQVRADERSGGAHWVATYLFSQTGNTVINDIQARFVFRDGKICEHHDHFDLWLWARQALGVKGLLLGWTPLVKNAVRAQARKGLKAFQSGR, via the coding sequence ATGAGCGATGCCCACCGCGCCCTGATCACCGAGTTCTACCAGGCCTTTCAGCGTCTGGATGCCGAGGCCATGAGTGCCTGCTATACCGAGGACGTTGTTTTCAGTGATCCGGCCTTTGGCGAATTGCGCGGACGTGATGCCGGCGACATGTGGCGCATGCTCACCAGCCGGGCCAAGGACTTTTCCCTGACTTTCGATCAGGTGCGCGCCGACGAGCGTTCAGGGGGCGCGCACTGGGTGGCCACCTACCTGTTCAGCCAGACCGGCAACACCGTGATCAATGACATTCAGGCGCGCTTCGTGTTTCGCGACGGCAAGATTTGCGAGCACCACGATCATTTCGACCTGTGGCTCTGGGCGCGTCAGGCCCTGGGGGTCAAGGGCCTGTTGCTGGGCTGGACACCCCTGGTGAAAAACGCCGTTCGCGCTCAGGCCCGCAAAGGCCTCAAGGCCTTCCAGAGCGGTCGCTGA
- a CDS encoding HU family DNA-binding protein — protein sequence MAITKDQLIADIAEAIDAPKTTARNALDQLAQIVADQLENGGEITLPGIGKLKVTERPARTGRNPSTGAAIEIAAKKVIKLVVAKGLTDAVNK from the coding sequence ATGGCTATTACTAAAGACCAACTGATCGCTGATATCGCTGAAGCTATCGACGCGCCGAAAACCACCGCGCGTAACGCTCTGGACCAACTGGCCCAGATCGTTGCTGATCAATTGGAAAATGGCGGCGAAATCACTCTGCCAGGTATCGGCAAGCTGAAAGTGACCGAGCGTCCTGCCCGTACTGGCCGTAACCCATCGACTGGCGCTGCCATCGAAATCGCTGCCAAGAAAGTTATCAAGCTGGTTGTGGCTAAAGGCCTGACCGACGCTGTTAACAAGTAA
- a CDS encoding CynX/NimT family MFS transporter translates to MSNHQVPPNTPSAPRRPAELEELLIDAEADDEELQQAPPAVRRPWLLLLGLILVALNLRPALSSMAPLLSDVSQSLGLSAAKAGLLTTLPVLCLGLFAPLAPLLARRFGAERVVLGILLTLALGIVLRSSLGEFGVFAGSILAGASIGVIGVLLPGIVKRDFARHAGTMTGVYTMALCLGAAMAAGATVPLSQHFGNSWAMGLGFWVVPAMVAALFWLPQVGQKHGAHHVAFRVRGLLRDPLAWQVTLYMGLQSSLAYIVFGWLPSILIGRGLTPTQAGLVLSGSVIVQLASSLAAPWLATRGRDQRLAIVMVMLMTLGGLFGCLYAPLDGLWGWAILLGLGQGGTFSLALTLIVLRSRDSHVAANLSSMAQGIGYTLASMGPFAVGLVHDWTGGWNAVGWIFAVLGSGAIIAGLGAGRALYVQVQSEKI, encoded by the coding sequence ATGTCCAATCACCAGGTACCCCCGAATACCCCGTCTGCTCCTCGGCGTCCTGCCGAGCTCGAAGAGCTGCTGATCGACGCCGAGGCCGATGACGAGGAGCTTCAGCAGGCCCCGCCCGCGGTACGTCGGCCCTGGCTGTTGCTGCTGGGGCTGATCCTGGTGGCGCTGAACCTGCGTCCGGCGCTGTCGAGCATGGCGCCGTTGCTCAGTGACGTATCCCAGAGCCTGGGCCTGTCGGCGGCCAAGGCGGGGTTGCTGACCACCTTGCCGGTGTTGTGCCTGGGTTTGTTCGCGCCTTTGGCGCCGCTGCTGGCCCGGCGTTTTGGTGCCGAGCGGGTGGTGCTGGGGATTCTCCTGACCCTGGCCCTGGGCATTGTGCTGCGCAGTTCCCTGGGGGAGTTCGGGGTCTTTGCCGGGAGCATCCTGGCCGGCGCCAGCATCGGCGTGATCGGCGTGCTGCTGCCGGGCATCGTCAAACGCGACTTTGCCCGGCATGCGGGCACCATGACCGGGGTCTACACCATGGCCCTGTGCCTGGGCGCGGCCATGGCGGCCGGGGCCACGGTGCCCTTGAGCCAGCACTTCGGCAACAGCTGGGCCATGGGACTGGGCTTCTGGGTCGTGCCGGCCATGGTGGCGGCGCTGTTCTGGCTGCCTCAAGTGGGGCAGAAACACGGGGCTCACCATGTCGCCTTCCGTGTGCGCGGGTTGCTGCGCGATCCGCTGGCCTGGCAGGTGACCCTGTACATGGGGCTGCAATCCTCTCTGGCCTACATCGTGTTTGGCTGGTTGCCGTCGATCCTGATCGGCCGCGGGCTGACCCCGACCCAGGCGGGGCTGGTGCTGTCGGGTTCGGTGATCGTGCAACTGGCCAGCTCCCTGGCGGCGCCCTGGCTGGCGACTCGCGGCAGGGACCAGCGCCTGGCCATCGTGATGGTCATGCTGATGACCCTGGGCGGCCTGTTCGGCTGCCTTTATGCGCCGCTGGACGGCTTGTGGGGCTGGGCCATTCTCCTGGGCCTGGGGCAGGGCGGCACTTTCAGCCTGGCCCTGACCCTGATCGTCCTGCGTTCGCGGGACTCCCATGTGGCCGCCAACCTGTCGAGCATGGCCCAGGGCATCGGCTACACCCTGGCGTCCATGGGGCCGTTTGCGGTGGGGCTGGTGCACGACTGGACCGGTGGCTGGAACGCCGTGGGCTGGATCTTCGCGGTGCTGGGCAGCGGGGCGATCATCGCCGGGCTGGGCGCGGGTCGTGCGCTGTATGTGCAGGTGCAGAGCGAGAAAATCTAA
- a CDS encoding valine--tRNA ligase: protein MDKTYQPHAIETSWYQTWESENYFAPQGAGDSYTIMIPPPNVTGSLHMGHGFNNAIMDALIRFRRMQGRNTLWQPGTDHAGIATQMLVERQIEAQGQNRHDLGREKFLEKVWEWKDQSGGNISRQIRRLGSSVDWSRERFTMDDGLSEAVKEAFVRLHEDGLIYRGKRLVNWDTKLHTAISDLEVENHDEKGFLWNLKYPLADGAKTAEGNDYLIVATTRPETMLGDSAVAVNPEDERYKALIGKFVELPLVGRRIPIIADDYCDPEFGTGCVKITPAHDFNDYEVGKRHNLPLLNIFDKNAAVLPACQVFNLDGSLNETIDGKIPAEYVGLDRFEARKQIVAAFDAAGLLVSVDDHALKVPKGDRSGTVIEPWLTDQWYVSTKPLAEPAIAAVEDGRIAFVPKQYENMYFSWMRDIQDWCISRQLWWGHRIPAWYDESGKVYVGRDEAEVRAKHNLGPDVALQQDNDVLDTWFSSGLWTFSTLGWPEQTEFLKTFHPTDVLVTGFDIIFFWVARMIMLTMHLVKNEDGTPQVPFKTVYVHGLVRDGQGQKMSKSKGNVLDPLDIIDGIDLETLVQKRTTGLMQPKLQKAIEKQTRAEFADGIASYGTDALRFTFCSLATTGRDIKFDMGRVEGYRNFCNKIWNAARYVLDKGEDCGQNGEAYELSLADRWIISQLQRTEAEVTRQLDQFRFDLAAQALYEFIWNQYCDWYLELSKPVLWDENSPVERQRGTRRTLVRVLEVALRLAHPFMPFITEEIWQRLAPLAGAEGKTIMLQPWPVANEARIDQAAEDDIEWLKGLMLGTRNIRAEMNIGPGKPLALFLKNAGAEDQRRLTENEALLKKLAKLESITVLGAGDEAPLSATALVGEMEVLVPMAGLIDKGAELARLDKEIQRLQGEVQRVGGKLSNASFVDKAPAEVIEKERAKLAEAEQALGKLAEQHARISSL from the coding sequence ATGGATAAGACCTACCAGCCGCACGCCATTGAAACTTCCTGGTACCAGACCTGGGAGTCCGAGAACTACTTCGCCCCGCAAGGCGCGGGCGATTCCTACACCATCATGATCCCGCCGCCGAACGTCACCGGCAGCCTGCACATGGGCCACGGCTTCAACAACGCGATCATGGACGCCCTGATCCGCTTCCGCCGCATGCAGGGTCGCAACACCCTGTGGCAGCCGGGCACCGACCACGCCGGTATCGCCACGCAGATGCTGGTGGAGCGCCAGATCGAAGCCCAAGGCCAGAATCGTCACGATCTGGGCCGGGAAAAATTCCTCGAAAAAGTCTGGGAATGGAAGGATCAGTCCGGGGGCAACATCAGCCGCCAGATCCGCCGCCTGGGCTCCTCCGTGGACTGGAGCCGCGAGCGCTTCACCATGGACGACGGTCTCTCGGAAGCGGTCAAGGAAGCCTTCGTGCGCCTGCACGAAGACGGCCTGATCTACCGCGGCAAGCGCCTGGTGAACTGGGACACCAAGCTGCACACGGCGATTTCCGATCTGGAAGTGGAAAACCACGACGAGAAAGGCTTCCTGTGGAACCTCAAGTACCCACTGGCCGACGGCGCCAAGACCGCTGAAGGCAACGACTACCTGATCGTCGCCACCACCCGTCCGGAAACCATGCTCGGCGACTCGGCCGTCGCGGTGAACCCCGAAGACGAGCGTTACAAGGCCCTGATCGGCAAGTTCGTGGAACTGCCGCTGGTCGGCCGCCGCATCCCGATCATCGCCGACGACTACTGCGATCCTGAATTCGGCACCGGCTGCGTGAAGATCACCCCGGCCCACGATTTCAACGACTACGAAGTCGGCAAGCGCCACAACCTGCCGCTGCTGAACATCTTCGACAAGAACGCCGCCGTGTTGCCGGCCTGCCAGGTGTTCAACCTGGACGGCAGCCTCAACGAAACCATCGACGGCAAGATCCCGGCCGAATACGTGGGCCTGGACCGCTTCGAAGCGCGCAAGCAGATCGTCGCCGCCTTCGACGCCGCCGGCCTGCTGGTCAGCGTCGACGACCACGCTCTGAAAGTGCCGAAGGGCGACCGCTCCGGCACCGTCATCGAGCCGTGGCTCACCGACCAGTGGTACGTCTCCACCAAGCCGCTGGCCGAGCCGGCCATCGCCGCCGTGGAAGACGGCCGCATCGCCTTCGTGCCCAAGCAGTACGAGAACATGTACTTCTCCTGGATGCGCGACATCCAGGACTGGTGCATCAGCCGCCAGCTATGGTGGGGCCACCGGATTCCGGCCTGGTACGACGAATCCGGCAAGGTCTATGTCGGCCGCGACGAAGCGGAAGTGCGCGCCAAGCACAACCTCGGTCCGGACGTTGCCCTACAGCAGGACAACGACGTGCTCGACACCTGGTTCAGCTCGGGCCTGTGGACCTTCTCCACCCTGGGCTGGCCGGAGCAGACCGAGTTCCTCAAGACCTTCCACCCGACCGACGTACTGGTCACCGGCTTCGACATCATTTTCTTCTGGGTCGCCCGGATGATCATGCTCACCATGCACCTGGTGAAAAACGAAGACGGCACGCCGCAGGTTCCGTTCAAGACCGTGTACGTGCACGGCCTGGTCCGCGACGGCCAGGGCCAGAAGATGTCCAAGTCCAAGGGCAACGTCCTCGACCCGCTGGACATCATCGACGGCATCGACCTCGAAACCCTGGTGCAGAAGCGCACCACCGGCCTGATGCAGCCAAAACTGCAGAAAGCCATCGAGAAGCAGACCCGCGCCGAATTCGCCGACGGCATCGCCAGCTACGGCACCGACGCCCTGCGCTTCACCTTCTGCTCCCTGGCCACCACCGGCCGCGACATCAAGTTCGACATGGGCCGCGTCGAGGGCTACCGCAACTTCTGCAACAAGATCTGGAACGCCGCGCGCTACGTGCTGGACAAGGGCGAGGACTGCGGCCAGAACGGCGAAGCCTACGAGCTGTCCCTGGCGGACCGCTGGATCATCTCGCAACTGCAGCGCACCGAAGCCGAAGTCACCCGCCAGCTCGACCAGTTCCGTTTCGACCTGGCCGCCCAGGCCCTGTACGAGTTCATTTGGAACCAGTACTGCGACTGGTACCTGGAGCTGTCCAAGCCGGTGCTGTGGGACGAAAACTCGCCGGTCGAACGCCAGCGCGGCACCCGCCGCACCCTGGTGCGGGTACTGGAAGTGGCCCTGCGCCTGGCGCATCCGTTCATGCCATTCATCACCGAAGAGATCTGGCAGCGCCTGGCGCCGCTGGCGGGCGCGGAAGGCAAGACCATCATGCTGCAACCCTGGCCGGTGGCTAACGAAGCCCGCATCGACCAGGCCGCCGAAGACGACATCGAATGGCTCAAGGGCCTGATGCTCGGCACACGCAACATTCGCGCGGAAATGAACATCGGTCCGGGCAAGCCCCTGGCCCTGTTCCTGAAGAACGCCGGTGCCGAAGACCAGCGTCGCCTGACCGAGAACGAAGCCTTGCTGAAGAAGCTGGCCAAGCTCGAATCCATCACCGTACTGGGCGCCGGCGACGAAGCGCCGCTGTCCGCCACCGCTCTGGTGGGCGAGATGGAAGTGCTGGTGCCAATGGCCGGCCTGATCGACAAGGGTGCGGAACTGGCCCGCCTGGACAAGGAAATCCAGCGCCTGCAAGGCGAAGTGCAGCGGGTGGGCGGCAAGCTGTCCAACGCCTCCTTCGTCGACAAGGCGCCAGCGGAAGTGATCGAGAAGGAACGCGCCAAACTGGCCGAGGCCGAACAGGCCCTGGGCAAGCTGGCGGAACAGCACGCACGGATTTCCAGCCTGTAA